A single region of the Silene latifolia isolate original U9 population chromosome 8, ASM4854445v1, whole genome shotgun sequence genome encodes:
- the LOC141596851 gene encoding geranylgeranyl transferase type-2 subunit alpha 1 — MHGRPRKASKPEDEAASAAKASKLRSLQSQFLHFHHNHIYDKEAIEVSSKLVELNPEYYTAWNFRKLAVDHLLAQPLSDPNAILNEELRVAESALRQNFKSYGAWHHRKWVLTKGHSSVDLELRLLDKFQKADSRNFHAWNYRRYVAALNNIADEDELKYTTNMIETNFSNYSAWHNRSVLLSSLLKRKAEGFFPKEKILTNEFELVHQAIFTDPDDQSGWFYHLWLLEQTVKEESPWLISSWPAFGSTVSPLHSADGNTLPLVLYFSQPVRGVNSSSVTVTTELTESKDLTWRPLSLNDSEGARSWVALLKCPSLQSDDSTAYPVEVNLRHSLEIVSLGGCPLSSDFQTQFVVCFQQPDRQHVEEQEPIIWEDSNFQKTEMNFEESDLIPSFNELQINKDQEAVASKWQVDILNDEIVLFRELLSAMDCKIGKLTLAKLLMALDTIFFESSGSKSYKMVHVEEILALYSDLMKLDPSHLHYYKEQHSLALLQQITSSKDRLLRYCWCYKNSRLLNDRSVVWLRLNNQSLSQIGCIERLLWVQNLDLSHNELGSLEGLEAMQLLECLNLSSNKIKSFTALAPLRHMKLLKVLNISNNEIGQHTIDTTRYLCPSPLSNDWKAHPCSISSIHDPQLLKYFDAFLIFRDLTLIQLDISGNAVVEPDFTCFIRKVIPTLKWVG; from the exons ATGCATGGTAGACCAAGAAAGGCTTCAAAGCCAGAAGATGAAGCTGCTTCTGCCGCCAAAGCCTCTAAATTACGATCCCTTCAATCTCAATTTCTCCATTTCCATCACAATCACAT CTATGATAAAGAAGCTATAGAGGTGAGCTCAAAGCTTGTGGAGTTAAACCCTGAATACTATACTGCTTGGAATTTCCGTAAGCTTGCTGTTGATCATCTCCTCGCTCAACCTCTCTCTGATCCCAACGCTATTCTCAATGAGGAGCTCCGCGTC GCTGAGAGTGCACTGAGACAAAACTTCAAATCATATGGGGCTTGGCATCATCGTAAATGGGTTCTTACCAAGGGTCACTCCTCTGTCGACCTTGAATTACGTCTACTTGATAAGTTTCAGAAGGCTGACTCGAGGAATTTTCATGCGTGGAACTATCGCAG ATATGTAGCCGCGCTGAATAACATTGCAGACGAGGATGAGCTAAAGTATACAACGAATATGATAGAGACAAATTTCAGTAATTACTCTGCTTGGCATAATCGCAG TGTTCTTCTCTCGAGTTTATTGAAAAGAAAAGCCGAGGGCTTTTTCCCCAAAGAGAAGATCTTGACCAATGAATTTGAACTTGTTCATCAAGCAATCTTTACTGATCCGGATGACCAAAGTGGCTGGTTTTACCATCTTTGGCTCTTGGAGCAAACAGTGAAAGAGGAGTCGCCTTGGTTAATTTCATCGTGGCCTGCTTTTGGTTCTACTGTGTCACCGCTCCACTCAGCTGATGGGAATACATTACCTTTGGTTTTATATTTTAGTCAACCCGTTAGAGGTGTTAACTCTTCAAGCGTTACCGTCACAACTGAACTTACTGAAAGTAAAGATCTCACATGGAGACCTCTTTCATTAAACGATAGTGAGGGTGCCCGTAGCTGGGTGGCACTTCTAAAATGTCCTTCTTTGCAGAGTGATGATTCCACGGCTTATCCTGTTGAAGTTAACCTTAGACATTCTCTTGAGATTGTCTCTTTGGGTGGCTGTCCACTTAGTAGTGACTTTCAGACACAGTTTGTAGTCTGCTTTCAGCAGCCTGATAGACAACATGTTGAAGAGCAGGAGCCTATTATATGGGAAGATTCGAATTTCCAGAAAACTGAAATGAATTTCGAGGAGTCAGATCTGATTCCTTCATTCAACGAATTGCAAATAAACAAGGATCAGGAAGCTGTTGCTTCTAAGTGGCAGGTGGATATCTTGAATGATGAGATTGTTCTCTTTCGTGAGTTGCTGTCTGCTATGGACTG TAAAATTGGGAAGCTGACACTTGCCAAGCTGTTGATGGCTCTTGATACAATATTTTTTGAGAGCAGTGGTTCAAAGTCGTACAAAATGGTTCATGTTGAAGAAATTTTGGCTTTGTATAGCGATTTAATGAAATTGGACCCATCCCATTTGCATTACTATAAAGAACAACACAGTTTAGCATTACTGCAGCAG ATTACAAGCAGCAAGGATAGATTGTTGAGATATTGTTGGTGCTACAAAAACTCCAGGCTATTAAATGACAGGAGTGTTGTATGGTTGCGACTGAATAACCAATCACTATCACAGATTGGGTGCATAGAAAGATTGTTGTGGGTTCAAAACCTGGATCTCAGCCACAATGAACTTGGATCTCTCGAAG GGTTGGAAGCAATGCAACTTCTGGAATGTTTAAACCTGAGTAGCAACAAGATAAAGAGTTTTACTGCCCTAGCTCCGTTAAGACATATGAAGCTGTTGAAAGTGCTTAACATTTCAAACAACGAGATTGGGCAGCACACGATCGACACCACCCGTTATTTGTGCCCTTCACCTCTGTCAAATGACTGGAAGGCTCATCCTTGTTCCATTTCTTCTATACATGATCCCCAGCTGCTCAAATACTTTGACGCTTTTCTCATCTTTAGGGATTTAACTTTGATTCAACTTGACATTTCAGGGAACGCTGTTGTTGAACCCGATTTTACATGTTTTATACGCAAAGTTATACCCACGTTGAAGTGGGTAGGGTAA